Proteins from a genomic interval of Plasmodium reichenowi strain SY57 chromosome 11, whole genome shotgun sequence:
- a CDS encoding ras-related protein Rab-6, putative, with amino-acid sequence MDEFQNSGLNKYKLVFLGEQAVGKTSIITRFMYDTFDNNYQSTIGIDFLSKTLYLDEGPVRLQLWDTAGQERFRSLIPSYIRDSAAAIVVYDITNRQSFENTTKWIQDILNERGKDVIIALVGNKTDLGDLRKVTYEEGMQKAQEYNTMFHETSAKAGHNIKVLFKKIASKLPNLDNTNNNEANVVDIQLTNNSNKNDKNMLSKCLC; translated from the exons ATGGATGAATTTCAAA ACTCGGGactaaataaatacaaacTTGTTTTCTTAGGAGaa CAAGCTGTTGGTAAAACATCTATAATTACAAGATTCATGTATGATACctttgataataattaccAA TCGACTATTGGTATAGATTTTTTGAGtaaaacattatatttGGATGAAGGTCCTGTACGCTTACAATTGTGGGACACGGCAGGTCAGGAAAGATTTCGAAGTTTAATTCCAAGTTATATTAGGGACTCCGCAGCAGCAATTGTTGTATATGATATTACTAATAGACAATCCTTTGAAAATACCACAAAATGGATACAGGATATATTGAATGAGAGAGGAAAAGATGTTATAATTGCTTTAGTAGGAAATAAAACAGATTTAGGTGATCTTAGAAAAGTTACATATGAAGAAGGAATGCAAAAAGCTCAAGAATATAATACCATGTTTCATGAAACAAGTGCTAAAGCTGgacataatataaaagttttgtttaaaaaaattgcATCCAAACTACCAAATTTagataatacaaataataatgaagcCAATGTTGTAGATATACAATTAACtaataattcaaataaaaatgacaaaaatatgt